The sequence catgaggaagagatgaaaaaaaaaaaaaaaaaaaagatgtaaatcagcaaacaaaggaactaccctaaagaaatagccaaataaaggagaaaccaagttgtgtcaaaaaacaaaaatgaggcaaatgatcgggaatacaaatcatatcacaataataaccctgaatgttaacggcctgaactcatcaatcaaaagacacagactggcagattggattaaaaagaaagatctaacaatatactgcctgcaagagactcatctcacagaaagagatacacacagactaaaggtgaaaggatgggaaaaaacataccatgcacatggactcagcaaaaaagtcagagtatccatcctcatatcagataatgtggacttcaagccaaagttactcagaagggataaagaaggacatttcatactgcttaagggaagcataaatcagcaagaacataacaatcataaatatctatgccccaaacatttgctcatccatatatgtcaaacaaattcttctcaattccaggaatcaaaaagaacacaacacaaaaatactaggtgactttaacacacctctcttaccactggacacatcttccaaacaaaaattaaacaaagaaaccatagacctcaataacacaatcaataatttagacttagtgaacgtatatagaatataccatccaacaaagagcgaatacactttcttctcagcagtacatggatccttctctaaaatagaccattattatgccacaaagctactgttagcaaatacaagaagatagagatactaccttgtatgctatcagatcataatgcattgaaattagaaataaatgacagaataaaaaacagaaactactccaacacctagagattaaataatatgctactgaatgatgaatggataacagaaaacattaggggggaaataaaaaaattcttagaggtaaaccaGAACAAAGATACAtaatcaaatcaaaatctctgagacactatgaaagcagttcttagaggaaaatttatttcatggagtgcattcaaaaaaagaagaaaaaaatcaacaaataaacaacctaacactacagctcaaagccctagaaaaagaagagcaacaccaaaagtagtagaagacaggaaatagttaaaatcagagctgaaatcaatgaaactgaaacaaaagaaacaatcgaaaaaattaacaaaataaacagttggttctttgaaaaaataaacaaaatcaataaacccttagtcacactaacaaagagaaggagagagaaaactcaaattactaaaattcggaatgaacaaggaaatatcatgacagacacgactgaaatacaaaacattagaagctattttgaaaatctataatccaacaaaatggaaatctagaagacatcaacaggtttctacagacatatgaattacctaaactgaaccaggaggacatacacaacttaaatagatcaatttcaagtaatgaaatagaagaagtcatcaaaagtctaccaacaaggaaaagatgagttctcagccaagttctaaaaaacctttagagaagagctcattccaatacttctcaaagtatttcatgaaatagaagaggaggtaaccttcccaaactcattctatgaagccaatatcaccctgatacctaaaccagacagagacacatcgaggaaagaaaatttcagaccaatatccttaatgaacattcatgcaaaaattctcaactaaatcttagcaaatcgcatacaaaaatatttttaaaagatagtgcaccacgatcaagtgggttttatcccagggatgcaaggttggttcaaaatccggaaatcaataaatgtaattcaccagatcaacagacttaaagtcaagaatcacatgattatttcaatagatgcagaaaaagcatttgataaaatacagcaccccttcatgctcaaaacacaagaaaaaatagggatagtgggaacattccttaacattttaaaggccgtctatgctaagcccatggctaatatcattctaaatggtgaaaaactgaaagcattccccctaaaaactggaacaaggcagggatgccctctttcaccacttctattcaacactgtccttgaaactctagccagagcaattagacagaccaaagaaattaaaggtatacaaataggaaaagaagaactcaaactatccctatttgctgatgacaagattatatatttagaggaagtgggaaattccaccagaaaacttttagaacttataagtgaattcagtaaggtagcaggatataagatcaaagctcataaatctaatgcatatttatacataagtgatgaatcttcagaaagagaagttaagaaaactaccccattcacaatagcctcaaaaaaaaataaaataaaatacttgagaatcaatctaacaaaagaggtgaaagacctctacaatgagaactacggaacactaaagaaagaaattaaagaaaaccttagaagatggaaagatctcccatgttcttggataggcagacttAATATTGCCAAAacagccatactaccaaaagtgctatacagattcaatgcaattccaattaaaatcccaatgatgtaccttacggaaatagagcaagcaatcatgaaattcatctggaagaataagaaacccagaatagctaaagcaatccttagcaggaagagtgaagcaggaggtatcgcaataccagaatttcaactatactacaaagcaatagtaacaaaaacggcatggtattggcaccaaaacagagaggtagatcaatggtacagaatagaggacacagacacaaacccaattcaatacagttttctcatactagacaaaggtgccaaaaacatgcaatggagaaaagatggtgcAACATCAtggttcaacaaatggtgctgggaaaactggaaatccatatgcaacagaaagaaactaaacccctatctctaaaccctgcacaaaaatcaactcaaaatggatcaaggaccttggaatcagaacagagacccagcatcttatagaaggagaagaagtaggtccaaatcttcaacaagtcagcttaggatcagacttccttaacatgactcccaaagcacagaaataaaagcaagaatcaataactggtatagattcaaactaaaaagttttctctcagcaaaggatactatcagtaatgtgaagagagagcctatagagtgggagaaaatttttgccactcatacttcagacagagcactaatttccagaatatgtaaagaactcaaaaaaactccacaccaagaatacaaataacccaatcaacaaatgaacagacatttcacagaagaagatctacaagcaatcaacaggtatatgaaaaaatgttcaatatctgtagtaataagagaaatgcaaatcaaaactaccctaagattccatatcaccccaattagaatggcaattatcaagaatacaagcaacaataggtgttggcgaggatgtgggggaaaaggtacactcgtacattgctggtggggtttcaaattagtgcagctactctggaaagcagtatgaagattccttagaaaacttggaatggaaccaccatttgacccagctatcccactccttggcctatacccaaaggacttaaaatcagcatactacagagatacagccacatcaatgttcatagctgctcaattcaccatagccagattgtggaaccaacctagatgcccctcgattaatgaatggataaagaaactgtggtatatatacacaatggaatatcactcagccatgaagaataataaaattatgacatttgcagacaaatggatgaaattggagaatatcatgctaagtgagataagtcaatctcaaaaacccaaatgacaaatgatcttgctgataagcggatgacaacacaaaatggggggtggaagggggtcaagaatggaggaattagggactctatagagggaaaagaggggtgggaggggtgcgggggaggaaaaaataacagaatgaatcaaataccattaccctatgtaaatgtgtgattacacaaatggtatgcctctacttcatgtacaaacagagaaacaagttgtaccccatttgtttacaataaaaaaaagaatacagataatgaatgttggtgtggatatagagggaaaggtacattcattcattgttggtggaatgcaaattagtacaaccattctgaaaaaacaatatgaagattcttcaaaaaactagggattgaactagttatcccactcctaagtATATAtctgaaagatttaaaatcagcatactatggtgacacaggcatatcaatgtttatatcagcacaaTGCACAAGATCCAgtctatggaaacaacctaggtgcccgtcaacagatgaatggataaagaaaacatagtatatatacacaatgcagtattactcagccacaatGAAGTATAACAATAAggcattatggcatttgctggtacatggatgaaactggagactatcatgataggtgaaataagccaatcccaaaaagtcagaggtcaaatgttttctctgatatgtggaagctaaaccaaaatgggggaggaggggagtgggggggggggggggggcgataaaaagaagaaggaatttcAACAAATTAAAGATCAGCAGAGTGGATGAAGAGGATTGAGGAGCAGCAGGATTGAGGAGCAGGAGGAATGAGggatgagaaaaagggaaatatataaatagagcacagtgaatcccaacatcaagtatatccataagacactcattttgaaaacctataaataaattacagaaagatcagtaaaggagggaagcagggagagagtaGAAGGGGAAGGGACAAGGGGGAAGAAGTGGGgattgaattagagcaaattagatttcatgtttttgtgattatgtcaaaaaatATCTTAATGTTATACATAACTAAAACATATGTTTTTAAACCATAAACTTAAGAATTCAATACCTAGGAGATGTGACTTATCACTACAGTTAAGCATTCAAGACTTTGGAGTGTAACAGACATATATTCAAAATCTGACTCCACTAATCATATTATTAGATACTTctaagttacttaacctccctTTAAGCCTTCTATTTCTATTCTgcacaaggaagaaaatacaacTGCCTACCACATGCCATTTTGAAGATTATATTTAAAATCCATAAAGtgcacagaaaaatattttgcaagCATGAGTAAGTAAATAAGTctaacatgaataaataaattttacccTGACTAAATTGGTAGGATGAATACACACTCTAGAGATTATCAGACATTTATGAAGGTAAGATTGCCCAGTACTCTTGAATATTCTGAAACAACATACTTAACTCTGAGATGGAGGAGAAAACCACAGCCTCTTCCACTGACAATGTAAGCAGGTCCCAAAGGACACCTGTCATCAAAACAACACAATGTCCAAAGTTTGATATGTGAGTCAGTTAAAGCAGAAGGATTCCTTATGAACAACTGCAGGGTTCTtctgtcttaaaaataattctcaaatagCTTGTATAAGATCTTAGAGAAAGACTACACAACCAAAAATGTACTATTGTTGGTTCAACTTTTATAAACAAGAAAACTAAGACTAAGGAAAGATTAGTCATTTACTCTATTTCATGCAGCTACTTAAAAGGAAATccaatactgaaaataaattttaaagaatttcaaagttttttttacCACTGTGCTAACGTGAATGTTCAGTAAAAATGCACTGATTCccaaactcttagaagaaagaaaacatacacacacacacacacactaataaaGCCTGAATTACCAATGTTTTCATCTTCATCCTAAAATTGTTAGCTCAAACAGGATGGTTGGTGTGTCCACATACACTGGACCATTTGGAGAACTCTATAAGAACTTATGACCTTCATAAGTTACttattttctgtgctttagtttcctcatcagcAAGATGGTAACCTGCAAAGAGTTACCGTCttggaagtaatttttttttaatgaagtgtaAAAAAATTTGGTACGTTAAGACCTTAATAATGACAGCTATTTAAACGTTACAGAATATCAGTTATTTTTATACACAATAAGTTAAATGTTTTTCTTGATTTGCATACTGTATATAATTTCTTGAATTGAGTGAAGATAGCCTTGAGGTATGTATCAGCTGATAATCAATAgtcaaagaattaaatatacaaagaacaagATCAAATCTTGACTGAGATCTACCCTAATGATGCAGGAATTAGTGTAGAGATAGGGCCTAGTGCTAATACTTTCCTTGTTTTAATAACTTCAATCTTATCAACCAAAGTAGTTATAAAACACTgatataaaacacaaacacaggCAAACCAGAACATGCTTTCAcaaaataagagagaagaaagatatattatttaacaactgaaaaaaaattttcatttcctaaaCTCAAATGTTTAAACTCTACGTTAATGAAAACTACAAGCTGATTTTCAGTTTCTACACCTAATACAAGTATAACTTTACACTTCTTCCCCACCTCCTACAACTGTAACTCCCCACACTGTTTTTGCAGTACAAATCTAGTTCTTTATCCCAGTTCCTAAACTATTGACATCCAAAAGCCTATAGGTCAATCCCCAGCTTACCTTgaataatttcatcaaaatgacCCTCTTAGGATTTCATTCTCAGACCTAGAGCCCAGCGGTTCTCAGAATTATTGTCAACACTATAAGTTAGATCATAGCCTTTTGTGAGCGACCAGAGAATTAAACCATTATTTATAATTCTGATTCAGTTGACTgatcaatcaataaatacataaataacagaTGAATCAAACAACTAATTTACAAAGCAACTTGTGCTACACAATGTTTTTATGTGCTGTACCATTTATTATGTAAGAACCAATACATGATTTTTCAATGACTAATCAAGATATTGTTGATTATAATCCAAAAATTTTTAACCAAATGATCTATGATCTATCAATCTGCccactaataataaaaaaggcaCTGTACTATCATTAAAAAGATCACCAGCCCgctcctttttccttcctccgtGCATGTCTCAGTCCGGGTGCCCTTTCGGTCTCGCCATGGCTGCTCTCACCCGGAACCCGCAGTTCCAGAAGCTGCAGCAGTGGTACCGCGATCACAGCTCTGACCTCAACCTGCGCCGCCTTTTCGACGCCAACAAGGAGCGCTTCAATCATTTCAGCTTAACTCTTAACACCAACCATGGCCATATTCTGGTGGATTACTCCAAGAACCTTGTGACAGAGGAAGTGATGCACATGCTGGTGGACCTGGCCAAGTCCAGGGGTGTGGAGGCTGCCCGGAGAGCATGTTCAATGGTGAGAAGATCAACAGCACCGAGGATCGGGCAGTGCTACATGTGGCTCTGCGGAACCGCTCAAACACACCGATTTTGGTGGATGGCAAGGATGTGATGCCAGAGGTCAACAGAGTTCTGGAAAAGATGAAATCTTTCTGTGAGCATGTCCGGAGTGGCAGCTGGAAGGGGTACACGGGCAAGTCCATCACAGATGTCATCAACATCGGCATTGGAGGCTCAGACCTGGGTCCTCTTATGGTGACCTAAGCCCTTAAGCCATACTCTTCCGGAGGTCCCCGGATCTGGTTTGTCTCCAACATTGATGGGACCCACATTGCCAAAACCCTAGCCAACCTGAACCCTGAGTCCTCCCTGTTTATTATTGCCTCCAAGACCTTTACCACCCAGGAGACCATTACCAATGCAGAAACGGCCAAGGAGTGGTTTCTGACGTCAGCCAAGGATCCTTGTGCAGTTGCGAAGCACTTTGTTGCCCTGTCTACCAACACGGCCAAAGTGAAAGAGTTTGGAATTGACCCTCAAAACATGTTCGAGTTCTGGGATTGGGTAGGTGGACGCTACTCGCTGTGGTCAGCCATCGGACTCTCCATTGCCCTGCATGTGGGTTTTGACAACTTCGAGCAGCTGCTCTCGGGGGCTCACTGGATGGACCAGCACTTCCGCACGACACCCTTGGAGAAGAATGCCCCTgtcctgctggctctgctggGAATCTGGTACATCAACTGCTTTGGATGTGAAACACATGCCATGCTGCCCTATGACCAGTACTTGCACCGTTTTGCTACCTACTTCCAACAGGGTGACATGGAGTCCAATGGGAAATACATCACCAAGTCCGGCGTCCGTGTGGACCACCAGACAGGCCCCATCGTATGGGGAGAGCCAGGGATCAATGGCCAGCATGCATTCTACCAGCTCATCCACCAAGGCACCAAGATGATACCCTGTGACTTCCTCATCCCGGTCCAGACCCAGCACCCGATACGAAAGGGTTTACATCACAAGATCCTCCTCGCCAACTTCTTAGCCCAGACTGAGGCACTGATGAAGGGGAAATCAACAGAGGAGGCCCGGAAGGAGCTCCAGGCTGCAGGAAAGAGTGCAGGGGACATTGAGAAGCTGTTGCCTCACAAGGTCTTTGAAGGAAATCGCCCAACCAACTCTATTGTGTTCACCAAGCTTACACCATTCATTCTTGGAGACTTGATCACCCTGTATGAGCACAAGATCTTCGTTCAGGGTATCATCTGGGACATCAACAGCTTTAACCAGTGGGGAGTGGAGCTGGGAAAACAGCTGGCTAAGAAAATTGAGCCTGAGCTTGAGGGTAACACTGAGGTGACTTCTCACGATTCATCCACCAATGGATTGATCAGCTTCATCAAGCACCAGCGTGAAGTCAAAACCGAATAAACTCAGCTACAGCCCCTTTTGTGACTGGTCCTTGTCCCTCCTTGTCAGAGTCTGCATTGCATGttcctgcccctccctgtccAGGGCATCCTCTGATTGAAGACTTGGGCCACACACCTTCTGGGGGAAGCCAGTCTGGAATTGCCACCATGCCCCTTCCTTATCCACTCTCCCTCTTTTACACTCAGCTGAAGTACTTCAGTGCAGCTGATTTATCTGACCTATGTTCACATCACAAGCAGGATAATAAAGAtgccacaaaggaaaaaaaaaaaaaaaaaaaaaaagatcaccaaAGTAATAGTCCAAACACCTAATGTCTTACACCTTCTGTATTCTCATtggaaaataaaaggtaaatgttacctcaaaacatttataaagaaagaGTTTAGCTTTAAAATACAGATGCTTCTCAATTTACAATGGTTCaacttatttttctactttatgaTGGGTTTACTGAGCTATTTAATGCATTTTTGATTATGACAGGTTTATTAGGATGTAAACCCAGGGTAACACGAGTAGAATCTGCATAGAGTGAAAATCTGTCACTATTAAAGTAGTGCCCGGCCTTCTGCATTTTCACTTTCCAAGGTTTCAGTTACCTATGGTCAACAGCAGtccaaaaacattaaatggaaaataagcaaTTTATAAGTATTCAATTGCACATTGTTCTGAGTGGTGCAAGCCTTACACCATCCCACCAGAAGTGAATCATCTCTTTGTCCATCATGTCCACACTGTACACAATGCccacccattagtcacttagtagccattCTGGTTATTAGATTTGACTGTCTAGGTATCATTATCACAGTGTTTGTGTTCAAAATCCCTATTTTACGTAACCATGGCTCTGAAGCCCAGCAATAGCGATCTAGCAATTTGAATAGGTCAAGGAGAAGCTATAAAGTACTTCCTTCAAATGGAAATGTGAAAGGTCTTAATTTAAGGGGGGAAAATCATATGCTGAGGATGCTGAGATCATTGTTTATCTCTTACTGTGCTTTCtcataaattttatcataggtatgtatgaaTGTACAGGAAACAATATAGCATATATAGGGTCAGTACTATCAATAGTTGCAGGCATCCACTGGAGGTCTTGGAACATTTGCAGTGCAGAAAAGGGGAGACTACCAATTAGTGTTAAAACAAATAGgtgccatggcaaccagagatgtaCCAATGTCTAGCTTTGATATTAGAATATTGTCAAAGTTTTAGCCTCAGATTCCAAAACTCTAAATACCCAAATATCTACTTGAATATCTTTCTGCCATCCATAAGTTGGTGCAGACAAATACAGATGCAATCATATGTGACTATTATATCCAGTCAGCATGATAACAGTTACTCAAAATTAACATTAATATGGGAATATTTAAGTAGAGGTAGGAACTTGAGATTTAATATGTTCCTGGGTTTTGTTAAATTTCTAAGACACAACTTACATTTCCAAAGCAAAGATGATGCCACAGATACCAAATTTATCACCCTTTCCAAAAAATACAACTAAATTaccagataaaatatataaacaacagTTTTTGAGACATCGAatattaggtaaaaaaaaaaaaaggacagcgATCCCTGAGAGACCAGAAACAACCAAGTGTGCCCAAAGACTGCCCTAAGTAAGTTTCTACAGATAATTTCCAGGACAAAGTGCAGAAAGAGAGAATCTGGCAATACCAGGAGGTTTCTCTGAAGATACAGAACAGAAGTCTGGGGAAGCTGAGGGTTAGCAGTCACAGGACTATGTGCCAAAGATGAGAAAGCTACACAGGGAGAGCCTAAACTTCTAAAAAGTTTGTTTTAAGCCTCAGCTGACTActaatcaacaaatacatgtaaGGCTATTGCAAGCCAAGAGAAAACACCCACTCAAgagaattagaagaaataatcAGTGAAAAATCACACAGGGCAAGTAATAGTGCCTGTTGCAACCATACCAAGTAGAAAACTCTCACAGCATGTGAGTCACCAGGTGAATATTATGAAGGGTTTTGCCTTAGTATTGGCGAATATTAACCCTCAACTAACTGTGCATTGATCCTGCCTTAAAAAGCTTATAAGAACAAGCCCAAATGATTAAAATTGTTTCTGAGTAAGCTTAGCCTAGTTCTAGCACAAAGTTTGAGAACATTTACAGAACACAAATAGCTTATACTGCAAATGGTAAAATTTACACTGTCTGGCATTTGGTGAAAAATTATCACACATGCTAAGATAATAGGAAAATACAATCTGAAATTGGAAGAAAACTAAATCAATCAAACCAATCcaaaaatggaacagaagagaggaTCCGTACAAAAAGATATACATTAAAATGAGTGttatatagtatatagtatatagtTATGGTCTAtatactcaaaacactaggatGAATATTGAGCATAATAAGGTGAGGCATGTaactttaaagttaaaaaaaatcaaaatgttagacaagaaaattacaaattatcTGATGAAAAtcacactgttttagtcagcttttacattgctgtgaccaaaagacctgacaagaacaactttttTAGAGGACAAAAAGtgtattttgtctcatggtttcaggggttcaATTCAGTCAGCTAATTCCAaagctctgggctcaaggtgaggctgaacatcatggcagaagggtatgatgGAAGAAAGTAGCCGAGGACAAGGCAACCAGGGAACAGAGAGATAACTCCattcactagggacaaaatacaaacccaaaGGCAAGACTCCactgacctactttctccaaccatACTCTACCTAGCCACGgttggattaacacactgattcggttacacctctcataatctaaccatatcacctctgaacattcttgcattaccTCGTACATAAGCTTTGGagggatacttcatatctaaaccataatatataCTGAGATTAATGACAAAACATACAAGATGAAAATATAGCAAACTTAAGTAAAATATGCAATAGAAACAATCCAAACTGGTGAGTTGTGGAACAACCTCAAGAGCCTAACATGTATAACTGTAGGTCCTGACTACAGTAAAGAGGGTgacaaaaaaaatgtatgtaaagaaataatggccggggttggagatatagctcaggttggtagagtgcttccctgggttcaatccctagcaccacaaaaaaaaaaaaaaaaagataatggcCAGTTTTTCCCCTAGCATGTGAACACCCTGGATTCAGACACGAGcaacccccaacacacacaaaaaaactatacTAAGAGACATAATAATTGAAACCAGGAATACTGAAAATACCTTAAAGCAAAAGGGTGTGAAGGAGAAATTTTTCAAAGGAGCAAAGGTAAAGAGAATAACAGATTTTTCATCAGATGCAATGCAATGCAGAACACACTTAAGCACCATATAcctatacatatatgtgtgtatggacACATATATATGAAGTAGCTACTTctggcttttgttgttgttgttcttattcttgttttgtttgcagtactgggactgaacccaagggggCTTTACCAATGTGTCACAtcccccaacctttttatttggAATAGAAACATACTCCTGCTAAGTTGCCTTGGCTGGTGTCGAACTTgaaattcttctgtctcagccttccaagtagctgggattatagatgtgaaCCACCACATCCAGATGCTGattcttttttgatactggagctCTAATTAAGTTGTAGAGTACTAGCAGCGGTAGTATATTGTTATGTGTTATTACAGGGTCCTATTGGTTATGTCTAGTTTCCATCCCTGAGAATAGAAGTGTGCATTTATACACTACTACACCTTAGCAACTActtataaaagtgaaaaacaaaattatttggaTAGTTGACACTAAAATAATTCAGCGTCAGGAGTCCTATAC comes from Sciurus carolinensis chromosome 10, mSciCar1.2, whole genome shotgun sequence and encodes:
- the LOC124994428 gene encoding LOW QUALITY PROTEIN: glucose-6-phosphate isomerase-like (The sequence of the model RefSeq protein was modified relative to this genomic sequence to represent the inferred CDS: inserted 1 base in 1 codon; substituted 1 base at 1 genomic stop codon); translated protein: MAALTRNPQFQKLQQWYRDHSSDLNLRRLFDANKERFNHFSLTLNTNHGHILVDYSKNLVTEEVMHMLVDLAKSRGVEAAXESMFNGEKINSTEDRAVLHVALRNRSNTPILVDGKDVMPEVNRVLEKMKSFCEHVRSGSWKGYTGKSITDVINIGIGGSDLGPLMVTXALKPYSSGGPRIWFVSNIDGTHIAKTLANLNPESSLFIIASKTFTTQETITNAETAKEWFLTSAKDPCAVAKHFVALSTNTAKVKEFGIDPQNMFEFWDWVGGRYSLWSAIGLSIALHVGFDNFEQLLSGAHWMDQHFRTTPLEKNAPVLLALLGIWYINCFGCETHAMLPYDQYLHRFATYFQQGDMESNGKYITKSGVRVDHQTGPIVWGEPGINGQHAFYQLIHQGTKMIPCDFLIPVQTQHPIRKGLHHKILLANFLAQTEALMKGKSTEEARKELQAAGKSAGDIEKLLPHKVFEGNRPTNSIVFTKLTPFILGDLITLYEHKIFVQGIIWDINSFNQWGVELGKQLAKKIEPELEGNTEVTSHDSSTNGLISFIKHQREVKTE